CGATGACCGCGCCGCGGCGAGCCAGCTGCGCGCCGCCGGGGTGGCGGTGATTGCCGTGCGCACCGATCGCATCGCCGACTTCCGCCGCACGGCGTTTCTGTTAGGCAGGGCCACCGGCGACAGCGCGCGCGCGGCGACCTGCGTGGACACGGTGGATCGGACGTTGGCGCGCGTGCGGTCGGCCACCGCGAAGCTCGCGCACCCGAGCGTGTTCTGGCACATCTGGGACGAGCCGGTGATCACTGTGGGCGGCGGCAGCTTCCAGACCGAGCTGCTGGAGATCGCCGGCGCGCGCAATGTGTACGGCGACGATCCGCGGCCGTCGCTGCCGGTGTCGTTGGAGGACATCGTGCGGCGCAATCCCGATCTCATTCTCGTTGGCCCAACGGGCGCGGCGGTGATCCGGTCGAGCGCCGCGTGGCAGGCGGTGCCGGCGGTGCGCGCCGGGCACGTCGTGGTGATCGATACGTCGCTGGTCGGGCGGCCGTCGGTACGGTTAGGCGAGGCGGCGGTGGAGCTGGCGCGGGCGCTGCATCCCGGAGCGATCCCGTGATGCGGCGTCTTTTCTGGCCGTTGGCGTGCGTGGCGCTGGTGGTGCTCGCGGCGGCGGGGGTGTTCTGGGGCGCGGTGCCGCTGTCGGCGCACGCCATCGGCGCGGCGCTGTTGGGCCGCGGCGATCCGGACACGGTGGCCATCGTACGCGCACTGCGGCTGCCGCGCGTCGCCTTGGCGGTGCTCGTGGGGGCGGCGCTCGGCATGTCGGGCGGAGCGTTGCAAGGTTCCTTGCGCAACGCGCTGGCCGAGCCCTACTTGCTCGGCGTGTCGGGGGGCGCGGCGGTGGGCGCGGTGATCGTCGTGTCGCTTGGCCTCGGCAGCCCGGTGCTGCTCCCGTTAGGCGCGTTCGCCGGCGCGGCGGCGGCCATCGCCGCCGCCATCGGCGTCGCGCGGGCGGCCGGCGGCCGCGCCGATCCGCGCGTGCTCCTCATGGCCGGCGTGGTGATCGGCGCGTTCGCCAATGCGGCGATCATGGTGCTGCTCGCCGACGCCCCCGCGGACACGATTCGCGGCGCGTTGTGGTGGATGATGGGCTCGGTTGCCGGCGCCGACTGGCAGCAGGTGCGGTGGCTCGCGCTCTATACGGCGATCGGCGGCGCGGTGCTGCTGGCCTTAGGCAGAGACATCGACCTGCTCGCGTTGGGCGAAGAGTCCGCGGCCGGCCTGGGCCTGGACGCCTCTGCGGCGGGGCGGCGCGTGTTTCTGGTGAGCTCGCTGCTGGCCGCGGCCACGGTTGCCGCGGCGGGGCTGGTGGGATTCGTCGGGCTGGTGGTGCCGCACATGGTGCGCGCCGCCGGCCTGCGCCGCCACCGCCCGCTGCTCGCCGGCTCGGCGATCCTCGGCGCCGCGCTGGTGGTGTGCGCCGATCTGGTCGCGCGGGTGGCGCATCCGCCGGCCGACCTTCCGTTGGGCGCCGTCACCGCGCTCGTGGGCGTGCCGTTCTTTCTCGTGCAGCTGCGGCGGTTCGCATGATCGCGTTCCGCGACGTGGTGGTGCGGTATCCGCGCGCGGCGCAGCCGGCGGTGGACGGCGTGTCGTTCGAGGCGCGCCGCGGCGCCATCACGGCGCTGGTCGGGCCCAACGGCAGCGGCAAGAGCACGCTCGTGGGCGCGCTGCTCCGGCTGCAGCCCCACGACTCGGGGGCGATCGCGATCGACGCCGTGGCGCTCGGCGACATGGACCGGCGGGCGTTCGCGCGGGCGGTGGCGGTGGTGACGCAGCGGGAGGCGCTCGTGTTTCCGCTGCCGGTGCGGGAGTACGTCGCGTTAGGCAGGTACCCGCATGAGGGCGCGTGGCGCGCCGCCGGCCCGGCCGATGACGCGGCCGTCGGCCGCGCCATCGGCCTGGCCGGCGTCGAGCCGTTGGCCGATCGCCGCACCCACGAGCTCTCGGGCGGCGAGTGGCAGCGCGTGCGCATCGCGCGCGCGCTCGCCCAGG
Above is a window of Gemmatimonadaceae bacterium DNA encoding:
- a CDS encoding helical backbone metal receptor, with the translated sequence MHRAPLVRWFAVAALACCALGACTRRDARPAPAVADDFGDPVAAGTVEHPARIVSLSPATTDLLFAIGAGPRLVGRTHWDLWPDSARLVPDLGAGLRPNVEAVLGVHPDLVVLYASNDDRAAASQLRAAGVAVIAVRTDRIADFRRTAFLLGRATGDSARAATCVDTVDRTLARVRSATAKLAHPSVFWHIWDEPVITVGGGSFQTELLEIAGARNVYGDDPRPSLPVSLEDIVRRNPDLILVGPTGAAVIRSSAAWQAVPAVRAGHVVVIDTSLVGRPSVRLGEAAVELARALHPGAIP
- a CDS encoding iron ABC transporter permease, coding for MRRLFWPLACVALVVLAAAGVFWGAVPLSAHAIGAALLGRGDPDTVAIVRALRLPRVALAVLVGAALGMSGGALQGSLRNALAEPYLLGVSGGAAVGAVIVVSLGLGSPVLLPLGAFAGAAAAIAAAIGVARAAGGRADPRVLLMAGVVIGAFANAAIMVLLADAPADTIRGALWWMMGSVAGADWQQVRWLALYTAIGGAVLLALGRDIDLLALGEESAAGLGLDASAAGRRVFLVSSLLAAATVAAAGLVGFVGLVVPHMVRAAGLRRHRPLLAGSAILGAALVVCADLVARVAHPPADLPLGAVTALVGVPFFLVQLRRFA
- a CDS encoding ABC transporter ATP-binding protein yields the protein MIAFRDVVVRYPRAAQPAVDGVSFEARRGAITALVGPNGSGKSTLVGALLRLQPHDSGAIAIDAVALGDMDRRAFARAVAVVTQREALVFPLPVREYVALGRYPHEGAWRAAGPADDAAVGRAIGLAGVEPLADRRTHELSGGEWQRVRIARALAQGGDALVLDEPTTFLDIAHEMAMFELFSRLAREGMAILLVSHQLNLVARFADAMVLLDRGRVAAAGPPAAVMQAAVLEPVYDWPLVVTHDPAVGAPALLPLRGRAP